From the genome of Methanosphaera sp., one region includes:
- a CDS encoding DUF3100 domain-containing protein: protein MMKSKENISIFDFRIHLTVLVCSIIAVSIGSRSFTIFNMKIIILPFIYSLILSVICYILRPVRFISEKQSHEASSVMIIVMGVLIAKLGVISGTKIQYFLQINPALILQMIGHIGPVLLALPVALLLGFKREAIGMSTSICREPHMTIIMNRYGVESDEFRGCMSIYIIISILGAIIITLITSILPHILPLHPYAYAIACGSIGSTGMNTASITTLCGMYPGISDSLYAFSSFAHIISLVLGLYFFMFIAIPLSEKLYDVLIKMKQKRN, encoded by the coding sequence ATGATGAAATCTAAAGAAAATATAAGTATATTTGATTTCAGAATACATCTAACTGTACTAGTTTGTAGTATTATAGCAGTATCTATTGGAAGTAGAAGTTTTACTATTTTTAATATGAAAATTATCATATTACCATTTATTTATTCATTAATTTTATCTGTTATATGTTACATTCTAAGACCTGTTAGATTTATTTCAGAAAAACAGTCACATGAAGCATCAAGTGTTATGATTATAGTAATGGGTGTTTTAATTGCAAAACTTGGAGTTATTAGTGGTACTAAGATTCAGTATTTTCTACAGATAAATCCAGCATTAATTCTTCAAATGATAGGACATATTGGTCCTGTACTTTTAGCACTTCCTGTTGCATTATTGCTTGGATTTAAACGTGAAGCAATTGGAATGTCAACATCTATCTGTCGTGAGCCACATATGACAATTATAATGAATAGATATGGTGTTGAATCTGATGAATTTCGTGGATGTATGAGTATTTATATTATTATAAGTATTCTTGGTGCAATTATAATTACACTTATTACATCAATTCTTCCACACATCTTACCTCTTCATCCATATGCATATGCTATTGCATGTGGTAGTATTGGTAGTACTGGTATGAATACAGCATCAATTACCACTCTTTGTGGTATGTATCCTGGTATTTCTGATTCATTATATGCTTTCAGTTCTTTTGCACATATAATTTCATTAGTTCTTGGATTGTATTTCTTCATGTTTATTGCAATTCCATTAAGTGAGAAGTTATATGATGTTCTAATTAAGATGAAACAAAAAAGAAATTAG
- a CDS encoding DUF3100 domain-containing protein, whose protein sequence is MISQKHNNLLDFRLHICVLICSIIALLIGSKSFTIFNVKIIILPLIYSMVFAIICYIIPNKYITDKQSYEATDVMTITIGVLIAKLTIISGANINYIIQTGPMLLLQELGDIGAIFLTLPVALILGFKRKSIGMSSSICREPQMAMMINKYGAASDEFRGFMIVYITGSIFGTILVSFIATIMPHILPLHPFAYAMACGMGSTSMNVASITTLCSLYPSIAGELYALSAVANIISVVLSVYVFMFISLPLTEKLYSVFMKIKQKSKKVKGIKILRI, encoded by the coding sequence ATGATATCACAAAAACATAATAATTTATTAGATTTTAGGCTACATATATGTGTATTAATTTGTAGTATTATAGCACTATTAATTGGAAGTAAAAGTTTCACTATTTTTAATGTAAAAATTATTATATTACCTCTTATTTATTCAATGGTTTTTGCAATTATATGCTACATAATACCTAATAAATATATTACAGATAAGCAGTCATATGAGGCAACAGATGTAATGACAATAACAATAGGTGTACTAATTGCAAAACTTACAATAATAAGTGGTGCAAATATAAACTACATAATACAAACAGGACCCATGCTACTTCTACAAGAACTTGGAGATATTGGTGCAATATTTCTAACACTACCTGTTGCACTTATTTTAGGATTTAAACGTAAATCAATTGGAATGTCATCATCTATCTGTCGTGAACCACAAATGGCAATGATGATTAACAAATATGGTGCTGCATCTGATGAATTTCGTGGATTTATGATTGTATATATAACAGGAAGTATCTTTGGAACAATACTAGTTAGTTTTATTGCAACAATTATGCCACATATCCTGCCTCTTCATCCATTTGCATATGCTATGGCATGTGGTATGGGAAGTACAAGTATGAATGTAGCATCAATAACAACACTATGTTCACTATATCCATCTATTGCCGGTGAATTATATGCACTAAGTGCTGTTGCAAACATAATATCTGTAGTTCTTAGTGTGTATGTTTTCATGTTTATATCACTACCACTTACTGAGAAATTATATA